The DNA window AAGGAACCATGTTGGGCTCTGCTTTCTTTGAAGAGGAAAGACGGGAAACAGAAGCAGTTGGGGAAGAGCATACTAGCTCTTTGGACTTGATGTCTTTAGTTTTCTTGTGACCATACCTGGGCCCAGGCTAGCTGCTGACAGAGAGAGGAGGCCTACAGGGCAAAAGGCAGGTGTGAGGCTCTCTTGTTCTGGGGACCAGGAACCTTATCTGTGGTGTCACTCTGGCTCCTGGGATTGCATCCTAAGACAAATGCTTGGGCAGACAGGAGTGGGGTGGAGGGTGTTGCTTCagagggtgggggctggagaaggGACTACAGGAAGATGACCTTGACTGCAGATAGAAGGTGGGCATGTGGGGATGTGTCTTCCTCTTGACTCTATGCCTTTTCAGGGACAATATGTGGGCATATTTCACCTCCCTCTCTGAGCCTGTTTCATTTTCTATGAATGGAACTTATACTTTCCATCTCAAGTACTATTGTGAGGATGAAATGAGGTAATCCTTTGCTTGACAAACTATAGGTACTCAACATTGCTTGTGAACATACTAAGAGTGATGCTAGAGGCCAAAATCTCCCTGTTCTCTCCTACCCCTGGCCACTGTACTTTTTTCCTGAGGGATAGGAGACTACTTAAGAAGGGTGGAGCCTGGGGCACCCATCCCCACAGTGAAGGATGCCCTCGTCCTCTAGATGTCGTGCCCCCAAGGAATTTAGGTTTGAGAGCCCCTATGCCTCTCTGTCTTCAAGACTTTGAACTCTGGAGAGGGTTCTGGGAACCTTGGAGGCATGTAATATTATATCCATTCACAGTTTCCTTTTGCCTTTGCCCTTCCTTCAATTGGGAGAGCAGGTTGAAAGTTAAGATCGGAGCCTCAAGGATCTCTTGTGTCCCATAGAGATCCCAGCCTTTCTAGAGACATGAGTCCGAGAACCAGGAATCCAGAGTCTTGCAGGCATGCAGTTTTTCTCCAGTCCCACACAAACAGGCCTGCTTCCCGTAGCAGAAAACAGACCACACTGTCCCGCCCAGGAAGTGGCAATTCTCCTGTCTGCTGCAACAACAAAGGCATGGGTAGTAGGTGCCACAATTAGGTTGAGAGTGGAGTTCAGAGACCCATAGTCTTTATTAGCTACAGGCTTCACCAGAAAAAAAggtctgtgagaaaaaaaaaaaaaaaactcatgagaATAGGTGTTCAGTTTATTCATTTCCACAAGGTACAGCAACATACCCATGCTATTGGGGTGCCCTTTCCAATACCAACAGTGTCACGCTACTGACACAACATGTTTCAACACGAAATCACAGTGGATCCTGGAGGGCAATTTCAAGGATAAAGATGGGTATGGGGGCAGGTTGCCGTGTTCCCATGACAGCCTATTGTGTTGCCATAGCAACATAGCTCTGCCTCCatcctgtgtagtcctggttccTGTGATGGGCAGAACTCTGTGGTGCTTCAAATCATGAGGGTAAGGAGACCCTACAATCCCCTGGAAAGTTGACTAGGAAAATCCAAGGCTGTCAGCTTAGGCTGAGGCATTTTGTGGGCAGGAGGGTAGATTTCCCGGGGTTTCCTAATGACaagctctcctttttttttctacccaAATTTGTCCTCCCCAGCTATCGGGCTCCCAGGAGTTGACTGAGATGGGAACCCTGCCATCTTAAAGAGGCTTGAAGGTGCAGTAGTGACGAGGGGTGAAGAACCATTAAGCTCACTGTCACAGACTTGTACTTGATGAGCCAATTATCGTGCAGGTCCTCCAAATGCTACTATGAAGACCAGAAGAAGACGCACACCCATGCTGGGATGGTCCCAAGCAAAGAGCATCCCTGTGAGAGATGGATGCTGTAGATGTCCCTTGCAACTCTATGCTCAAGGGCCAGGAGGTGGGCTCAGGTGATAGTTAATCCTCTGTCAACAGGGCAGTAATTGGCACTATCTTCCAGGTCATTCTGTCCAACTGACTGACTTGGAAATGAAGGGAAGGAACTTAATGGGTCTCTGCCCCCCTCCACTGCAGTTCAAAGTGTGCAGCAAGCTTCCACCAGCAAAGAAGGGAGGTCCCAGAACTAGGAGGGACGCTTGGGAACGTTTTAGAGAAACTTGATCTTGGGCTTGGGAGcagtgggcacacctttaattccagcacttgagcggtagaggcagttagatctctgCAAGCCAGCCTGTCTAGCtgctagtgagttccagaccagccagggctacatagtgaaactgtctcaaaacaaacaaaagactccaTTCTAATAgataggtatttttaaaaaagaacaaaacttgaTCTTGCTGGTGTCCAAGTGGCATTCAATTTGGGCACCTCTgcaggtttttaaattttcagcaattcatttttttaaaatgcaaagatttattttatttttaattagtgtatgcgtgtttgtctgtctgtgggtctgtACTTGTGTGGGTAGAAgcccaagaggccagaagagggctttgggtctcttggagctggagttacaggtggctttGTCCActgagtgttgggaatcaaactcgaatcttctagaagagccacaagtgctcttaacagtcGGGTCATCTCTGCCGccccttaattttttattttatgttttcaaagcATTGAGCTGCAACAGACTGGGGAACAGCCGGGGCCTTCCTTAATTATTAGTTTCAAAAGCACCGACTTTGGAACCAGAGGTATCTTGAAATCAGCTAAGAGGCaagtgagagagaagaggaccTGTCCCATCTGCACTGCTCCCAGAtgtcagagcagagcagaggaatTGCACGCGGTGAGACAGCAGCATTGCTTTATTGCCACAGTCCAGAAGTACCTTGCCCCAGCCCTGCATGCTGGCGGGCTAGGGCTGCAATCCACCCGCCTCCCTGTGCTCAGCCCCGCGCTGCTCGTGTTGCCCGCGCTGCCCGCGCCGCCTGCCTCCTGCCATAGCGCAGGCCGAAGGAGTTCCAGTTGTAGGCTGACAGGTCCTTCTCGCGCTGCACCAGCACCGCTCCGCGCGGTGCCGGGATCAGGCGACTGCGAGCAGCGCACACGGGCCGCGGGCGCCCCGCGGAGCTCTCGACAGGTGGGCACGGCGAGGTCCGACGGGCTCTCAGCCCTGCAACCCCAGGTTTCCTCTCTGCGCACCGCGGGCCTTTTTCCCAGGCATTGATGAGTTCCTGGGGTCCGGGCCGCTGACCTAGGACAGAGAACACAGGCAAGTGAGACTGGGGAGACAAGGCTTGCTTTGGACACCAGCTCCGACCTCCCAATGCTGGCCCTGGGTCCTCAACCTCAGAAGCTGGGCTCTGACTTAAGTGTGGAGCCAAAGTGCTGTTTGGTTAGGGTGGTTGGGCTGtttgctcctccctccttcaGTAGCTTTGCTTTCAAGTTCTTGCCAAAAttcttctaaaaacaaaaaactttattaAACTCTCTTTGAAGAAGCAAACAGTTTGAAAATCAAGAAAACCAAAGTATGCAGGGAGATACTCTGCTCTGGTCCTCTTTTTTGGGCTTTGGGCCTGGTCCCTCAGTTGAGTGTCTGTATCTGGAGTTTGGATGGCCCAGGAGCACctggggtgcggggggggggggggggcgggagtCATTTATCTCTCAGAATGCTTGAAACAGTACCTTGCACATAGTAGGGCCTCAATAAGTGCTCATTAAACGCTAACAAAAAACTTGGAATAACAGAAATCAAAAAAGTGGAGCCAAGGTCATTGtgccccctcacccccacccccccaccccgcacCTGTGATCTGACCCTGGTCACTGAGGATTGTAAACTTTCATATACAGTATCAAGACTTAGTGACCACCACACATTATCTATGTTGCTCTAGCAGGGGCAGCTCCCCCAGGTAGGTGCAATGCCTCCCCTTCCTGCTGGAAGCTAACAAGGTTACCTCTGAAAACACTTCACAGGCAAGGCTCattagattctctctctctctctctctctctctctctctctctctctctctctctttctctggcagGAAAACAGGGCAAGTAGCTCAGCGTACACAATAAGGCAAGTCAATTATAGCTTGTTAGTAGTAAAGAGTCCTGATGTAAGTGGGTGTTGGGTGGAGGATGGCATTGAGCCTTGCTCCTCGATACCCTGGCACACTTTGGAGATGAGTGTGGCTATGGTCCAAGATTAATAATAACCATCTGGGAGACCTCTCCTACCTTCACTGTGTGGGAGAGAAGATCTCAGTTCCACACACAGGATTACTGTGTGGGCAGACAGAGCCAACAGCCAGAGTCCCTGGACAGTGGTGGGGTTATTCTTTGCCCTGGAATGATGACACCATTGGTGAAATGTCTGGGGTCCTGTTCTCTTTTGCTTTAAGGGTTATGTACAATGATGTCAGATTCGAAGGGGAGGGGGGTCCTGTATTCCTTGTCTAAGATCTGAGGTCCATACTAGAGCAAGCTCTAGTATGTACAGAAAGCAGACGACCATGGAGAATTCAAACTTGTGCCCTGACTCAGCAGCCATGCTCTTGGTGTACCCTGGCACCTGCTGGGATTCGTCAGTATTTGGCTGAGTTACTTTGGGGAACACTTTGCCTCTCTGGGCTTTAGTTTCCCCAGCTCATCAGTTCCCCCGGTGAACTCGGTGAACTCGAGAGGTTGACAGACATTAAGGTCTGCCtatatgttgaggtttttgttttttcatttgcttgtttgtttttcaatccCCCTTAAGGGATCTGAGGTCACTGATAAAAGTAATTCACACatttggctccttctccagcatgcACGCAGAGAAGTGCTTGGTGTAAAGCAGAGAGCACAGCAGGAGTCAATCACAAAGGAGCTAGGGTGACTAGGCCCCTGGACCTAGAGGAGCCTCCTGTGCTCACAGCAGATGGGACCTGGGCCGGCCCCAGCTATCCATCAAGTACAGTAATTAAACTCATGTCAGGAGCCTGGCTAAGTCTGGAAAACATGGTAACTCCCATGCCCAATGACTCTCGTGGCCCCTTTTCCTGGACCATGCGTACCTGTGGGTCCAGGGTTCGCCACAGGTGCCACCTTTGCCAGTGGCTCCCCAAAGATGGTGACACAGAGGAGAAGAAGCAGCTGCCAAGAAGCCAACGCGGTCATTCTGGCAGCAAGAGGCACGTCCACGATGTGTCCAGAGGCTGAGGGAGACAGAGGCCACTAAGACTAGGTCAGAGTGAGCACTGCACCGGAGCCCGGGCCAAAGAGAgcctgggggagaggagaaagccCTGGGACCAGTGTTGGCCTGGTCAGGGATAAGCCTGAAACAAGACCATGGGGAACAGGACTGAAGGGGCAGGagggaaggacaaagaggaagggtCAGATTTGGTGGAAGGCTTGAGCTGCTTTCGCTGGACAATGGTGGGTTTGTGGGTTGTGGGTTTGCAGGAGAGGAATGCAGAAGAGTAAGGTGCAGTACATGGGGGTGATCAGGGAAGGGGAGGTAGATGGGGTCACGCAGGAGTGTGCTCTGAGGTTCAGCTCTTCTCCTGGGAGCCTGGGGCCAAGCCCTTCTCCCCTTTGTGCTGGGTTCTGTGCAGACAAACAGCACAGCGTTCTTTGCACTGCTCTCctgggtggtacacaccttccTCAATCTGGCTCTGTCCCTCCTGCTATAATAGAAACCCAATTCCTTAtcttttccaggaaaaaaaggaagaaagaggcaatCATCTTGCACATTCTCAAAGCTCTCCGCAGCCTTGGAGACCATCATCAAATTGTTTTATTGCCTATAATTCAGGGCAGGAAAAGCCTTTTTCTCATCTAGCCCATCAGTTGCTTCTATTCTCATGGGCTCTGGGAGGCTGTCAACTAAATTGGCCTCATCAGCTTGACTGCTGAGATAGGAGCTCTGTAGCCTGACCCTCATCAAGccactctgcctttctcctctcctgctccccactccccccacctctccagctcccaaggcCAATTTCCCTTTGAAAAAGTCACCAAGAACTTTGACACTGTCCAACTAATGGGATTAAGGACAAAGTGCCCAGGAGGCTGGTGGCACAACAGGTTGAACCTACGCTTCTCTCGGAGGCCAGGGGTGGAGAGTGTCATTGTGACCAACTGTTAGGAGTGGCTTCTCAGCACCACACATCCTGCCACTATGTCCCCTCCCAATCCAACTGCAGACTGGCACATGTGGAGGAGAAATCCTGACTTGAGGCCTTGAGAGATGGcgcagctgttaagagcactgattgctcttccagaggaccctggttcaattcccagcacccccatggcagctcacaactgtctacaactccaagaactgacaccttcacacagacacacacgcaggcaaaacaccaatgcacataaaataaaaataaattactttaaaaaaagaatccagcTTTTCCCTCATCCTATCAGTAATGAGTATAGGCCACGCCCATCTCCAGGCACCATTGATTAGCCTGGCCACAAGGTGCCTGCTCAGATGGCTACTAAGACGAGCAGACTGAAAGCCAGATATGTTTTGCAGCTACCTTAAGTCCTGAATAGAATATAGAGTAGAGATCAAATCCACTAGGCAGAGCCTCAGTTATCAGGGCCAATGTAAGGCACTGCTGGAAACTGTCTACAGACTAGGACTGTGCTACGTGCTGGGATGCTGAGGATGCTGACACAGGGTACCCCTGATCCCAAGTCTAGTGTAACAAGTTGACTCATAGGCAGCTTAGACTAGTAACACAAAATCACACCAGACACATGTTAAAGTGTAGGTGATGGCAGCTGGGAAGCCCAACCTGGAGGGTCCAGGCTGGTGGTGGTACCTGGACAAGCGTGTGCCAGACGAAGAGGGCTCGCAGAAGCCGCTCACCTCAGCGGATCTGCCTGGACTAGTGGTGCTGGAATGGCAGGCAGGTCTGGGTATGGGGGCTGCTGGATACAAAGCTAGAGCTTCATATGGAGAGAAAGCCACCCCAGGTTCTATCCcaaaggggtgggaggaaggcagGAATATATCAGCACGCTCTGAAGATGGTATCTACTGGCTTCTCTGGGCAGAGCAGGGTGgtaagtgagggagggagggggggttATCTGGTGGGTGGTCCTGATGTTTGCCTCCCTGTCCTTGTAGTACTCCACTCGATCATGGACAGCACTTCTCACGTGTAGCATGTGAGGACTCTGCCTGCCCCTAACACACCCTCACCCCATATGTCAAGGACGCCAATGCTTCAGACCCATGGGAGTGGTAGAACCTTCCCCGGTGAGCCTCAGGGGGATGGCAAACCTTCTGGTCCAAGTTCACAGGTTGACAGTGTATGAAGAAAATGCCCATTATAGAAGACTGTCCCTATAGAGACTGCTCCTACAAAAATTATCCCTGCCTCCCTGTTCGACTCTATATAAAACCCTGCCTCTTTGTTTATCTATATGCAATAACCCTGCCTCCCTGTTCAACTCTATATAATAAATAcgctgaacttaaaaaaaaaaaagagctggtgagatggctcagcagataaatgTGCTTGTTATCAAATTTGATGATCCGAGTTTGATTCCTTGGgcccacatgatgaaaggagaaaaccaactcccacaaggtgTCCTCTTGACGTCCATATGTGTGCCATGCTCATACACTTACacagcaaaataataaataaataaataatgtacaaTGCACATACCCCAAATACATACCACATGCGTTCCACATTCAACATACATAtgtcacacacatgccacacatacaGACACCCCAGACCCTGATAACTCTTAATTAACTGCTCAGTCTACAAGGCATGCCATGCATACAGGAGAATTGAACTATTTGAAAATCCAaaagaacacacatgcatacacatgcagacacacaccacacacaactcacacaccacacataactCAGGCCAATGTACTCAGTCAGGCATCCCAGGATAATTTGGCCAGCCTGGCAATCAGGAGCAATCGGTGCTCCTTGCTTTCAGCTTACTTGATGCTTCAGTTGGCCTTGGGTTGAAGGCCTGCTTCCCCAAATCCTCCCCGGGTCAGGGCAGTCCCAGGTCCTGTCAGCAGTGTACCTACCTTGGCTGGGTTCTGGCTTGAGGGCTGGAGGGTGAAGGACCACTTGGATAGTTGGAACAAACCGAGAGAAACCACTGGCTCCCGGGTTTACTCCCTCTGGCTCCCTGATCACAGCGCCTTTTATGAAGTCTAGGTGGGTGACGTCTCCAGGCACAATCCCACCTCTGCCCTCCCAGACCCTCTTCAGGACTCCACATCCTGCCACTGGCTTCCGCCTCCTGGCTGTCATGTCTGGAGCCATCGACTTCATCGCCCCCAGAGACCATCCAAGGCGGCTTTCATAATCTCACTAATTCTTCCATCATCTCCAACCTCTTGACAGCCCCTCCCTTGCAGCTGGAGACTCATTTTGCCCCAAACAATGAAGAGAAAGTGCCCGgggagtgtgtgtatatgtgaaacATCTTACCCTCTCTgtcaacatgcacacacacacacacacacacacacacacacacacacacacacacacacacacacgaagtaaATACAAGACTCAGGCTGGAGGAGGAAAGGTAGGGCACAGCCTGACCCAGAGGCTCCTTGAGCCCACATGCTACCTTCTCGGAGAGAAAGCCAGGTCAGATCAGCCTCCATCAGGGCAACTCTTGGGCTGTGAATTGAGAGTGGGGGTGAAGCTGGGGGgtctcctcccctccttttccccttcattATGGGGCCCCTGTGTGACACAGGGTTTGATGTAAATGTGATACGACATGGTCAGATGTGCTGGGCAGTTATGTAAGCAGTTGGGTATACGGAAGGAGAGTTAAGCTCATCATAGCATACCATACATGGAATTCTACCTCctgggtggctgaggcagaaggaaggtaAGTTTGAAGCCATTCTGGGATTtgcagagagttccaggccaggctgggtgACAGAATGAGATATTATCTCAACAAATCAAAAAGCAGCAGTCATAGTGACACaaccccaggacttgggaggcagaggcaggtgtatctacAAGTTTGTAGACAGCCTgttttacatagtgagaccttgtcgtcccccccccaaataattataataatactACAAAAGGAAGGTATTATTGTGTACTTGATGTTGCTGAGCTGGCCTTGAGAAAGCAGATTCAGAGAGTGGGCAGCCCTAGGGCAGGAACAGCTTCCCTGTTGGTATCCCTCGCACCTACTCCACTGCTAGGCAAATACGGCTCAGTGGGTGATCACCACGACtctgctccttccctccctcccccgctTCCCTTAaggttgttgttcttgtttgtcttctgttttattttagacagggttttactatagACATGTCTGGCcttcagctcacagagatccgtttgattctgcctcccaagtactgggattaacagTCAGCCACCACAGTCCGGCCTGCCCCTTTCTTCAGTCTACATGAACTCCTTTTAAGCCACTCTGGGGCGTCATATatataatcccaccactcagacaCTTGAAGCAGGATGgtcgtgagttccaggccaacctaagaccttgtctcagaaaaacaaaacaaaggaaaaactctTTGACCATGAGATGTGGGGCTCTCCAGAACAAGGACCAGCTCCTCTGGAGGGATGGGTTCTCTGAAGGCAGCATCCACCTCCATACAGAAGGAGGTTTCTGCACCAACTCTGCCTGCTGTGTTCTACGTGGAGTAGTCCCTCATGGCTGAGATTCTCTTCCTGATGCTACGTGTGGTTAGTGCCCATTATTTGTCTAATGTTAGCTGAGGCTTAGAACCATAGCAAACCTTTCAGGATGTTAAATACCAGCATGAAAATCACATCAAGGACAGGTTCTGACTCTCTCAGACTGCAACTACAGCTCATGGAATCAGGGAGTAAGGTGGTGTTGCAAGCCCACCCTAGGGCTGGGGTGGATAGCCTGGACTGGAGACATCAACCCGAACCTCAGACAGGTTCACAGCTTGGGGATTTAATCTTCACTCCTCTGCATAAATTCAGGTTGGGAATGTTGCTTCCAGCCTCAGCTGGGTGTCAGGGCCAGGATCTCAACTCCTGGCAGCCTCTTGAGAGAACTTGGGGGTTTAAGATCAGTCACTCAGCTCCGTCTTTCTTCTGGACTTGGAGATGCTCAAGTAAGTCAGTGCTGGGCAGGGGGGCTCATGAAGATAACCCCCATTCCCCTTCCAGCCCCTCCACCAACAatccaagttcaaggacagcatctTGACGGTTCAGACCATTGAACTGGTGGAGCCTTGAAACTTCTGCGACAGCTGTGGGAGCCGAGAATCATTATTCCAGACAAAGAGTGGGAAGCGGATTCAATATCCAGGCTATTACCCATCTGGCCTTGAGATGTGGGGCTCCACTGCACCACGCATGGAGAGTGTCA is part of the Cricetulus griseus strain 17A/GY chromosome 5, alternate assembly CriGri-PICRH-1.0, whole genome shotgun sequence genome and encodes:
- the Kiss1 gene encoding metastasis-suppressor KiSS-1; this encodes MTALASWQLLLLLCVTIFGEPLAKVAPVANPGPTGQRPGPQELINAWEKGPRCAERKPGVAGLRARRTSPCPPVESSAGRPRPVCAARSRLIPAPRGAVLVQREKDLSAYNWNSFGLRYGRRQAARAARATRAARG